The Banduia mediterranea genome contains the following window.
TGCTGCGCGCATGCCGGATCGCCGCCACGATCTGCGTGGCTGCGTGCTCACGCCGGGATTGGTCAATGGCCATCATCACCTCTACCAGACCTTGACGCGCACCATCGGCACCGGCGGCGGTCTGGCCTTGTTCGACTGGCTCAAGACGCTCTACCCGATCTGGGGGCGCATGGACCCGGATGCGGTCTACCTCAGCGCCAAGCTCGGGCTCGCCGAGCTGCTGCTGTCCGGTGCCACTACCGTGGCCGACCATCTCTACATGTTCCAAAATGGTGCACGGCTCGACGACGAAATCGTGGCTGCGCGTGAACTCGGCGTGCGCTTCCATCCCACACGCGGCTCGATGAGCGTCGGCGAAAGCCAGGGCGGTCTGCCACCGGACGCACTGGTGGAAGCCGAGGATCACATCCTGGCCGACAGCCTGCGCGTGATCGAACAGTTTCACGATCCGGCGCCGGGTTCGATGCTGCGCATCGGTCTGGCGCCATGTTCTCCGTTCTCGGTCAGCGCCGCGCTGATGCGCGAGTCCGCCGCGATGGCCCGCAGCCATGCGCAGGTGCGCCTGCATACCCATCTGGCCGAAACCGCCGACGAAACCCGCTACTGCCTCGACCGCTTCGGCCTGCGCCCGATCGACTACGCCGAATCCCTGGGCTGGCTCGGCGACGATGTCTGGTTCGCGCATGTGGTGCATCCCGACAGCACCGGGATCGACAAGCTCGCACACAGTTGCAGCGGCGTCTGCCACTGTCCCAGCAGCAACATGATCCTCGCCTCCGGCATCGCGCCGGTGCGCGAGATGATCGAGCGCGGCGTGCGTGTCGGCCTGGGCGTGGACGGCTCCGCCAGCAACGACGGCAATCACATGCTCGGCGAGGCGCGTCAGGCGATGTTGCTGCAACGCGTCGGCTGGCCCGGATTCGAGTCACGCGCCGATCGCATGTCGGCGCGCGAGGCGCTAAAGCTGGCGACGCGCGGCGGCGCCTCGATACTGGGGCGTGACGACATCGGCAGCCTGGAGGTCGGCAAGGCCGCAGATATGGTGGCGTTTCGTGTGGACGGCATCCAGCATGCCGGTGCGCAGTCCGATCCCGTCGCGGCCCTGATGACCTGTTCGCCGGCAGCGGCGTGGTTGTCGATCATCAACGGGCGCGTGGTGGTCGAGAACGGCGAGATTCCTGGTTTGGACCTGCGCAATCTGGTGCGCCGTCACAATCAGTCGAGTCGGCGACTGTTGGCTGCACACTGAGGCCTAGAAGGCGTGCGCGAAAAACTGGCGGCGTTACCATACTTTGGTACACTTCCATCCAGAGATGGCACACATGCGAGGCAAATCATGGGACGCAACACCAGTATTTCCCTAGGCAGCCACTTCACCGATTTCGTAGATGAACGTGTCAAGGCCGGTCGGTTTGCCTCGGCAAGTGAGGCGGTGCGAGCAGGCATGCGCCTTCTAGAACAGGAAGAAGCTAAGCTTGATCTCCTGCGAAAGACTCTGGCAGCCGGAGAATCTGAACTTGATCAGGGCCAAGGGTTAGACGGCGAAAGTGTGATGGCTCGACTGATCGGTTAATGGCCAAGTACCTTCTCTCACCTCAAGCAGAAAAAAGTCTGATTCAAATCAGCGACTACACGCTCAAGAAGTTCGGAGAACGGCAAAGAAGGAAATACCTGGGCATGCTTCGAAAAGAAATGCGCGCCGCAGCAGCCAATCCCGAGAGAGGACGAGAACGCAACGAAATCAAGCCAGGCTACTACAGCGTGCCAGCCGAAAAGCACCACATTTACTACCGTATAGGTGATGCACACATCGAAATCATCGACGTGTTGCATCAGTCGATGGAGCCTAGCCTCCATTTGTAGCTGCCTCGGCGGCAGCAAGCGCCATTGGAGAGGCTTTGATGCCCTCCAAACCTATCTTTTGGGGCCGACGTTACCCCGCGTTGAGTAGCGTTTTGATGGGTCCATGACGTTTCAGGTGGAACAATCGTGCCCTCATCGCGTGCAGTTACCGTTGATGTGCTGGACACCCTTCTCAGTGTGTTGCGTCGATCATGGTGAGGACGAATGCTCCGTGGTCAAGGCTTGTCGGCCTAACTGCTTGCCCGGCAAGCCTTTTCCGAGCATTTCACGCTGCCGCCGAGCGTCAAGGCCAAGCCCTTCGGGCGGCCTGCGGCCGACCTTGACGCTCAACAGCAGCTCGAGAAACTGGGCCTTGTCTTCCACCCGAAACGACATAGAGCCCGATGTTGCTGCAACGCGTCGGCTGGCCCGGATTCGAGTCACGCGCCGAT
Protein-coding sequences here:
- a CDS encoding 8-oxoguanine deaminase, with product MKQLLTGADVIATQDDTRREIADGAVFVDGGWIAAIGSCAEVEAWMAQDPAARMPDRRHDLRGCVLTPGLVNGHHHLYQTLTRTIGTGGGLALFDWLKTLYPIWGRMDPDAVYLSAKLGLAELLLSGATTVADHLYMFQNGARLDDEIVAARELGVRFHPTRGSMSVGESQGGLPPDALVEAEDHILADSLRVIEQFHDPAPGSMLRIGLAPCSPFSVSAALMRESAAMARSHAQVRLHTHLAETADETRYCLDRFGLRPIDYAESLGWLGDDVWFAHVVHPDSTGIDKLAHSCSGVCHCPSSNMILASGIAPVREMIERGVRVGLGVDGSASNDGNHMLGEARQAMLLQRVGWPGFESRADRMSAREALKLATRGGASILGRDDIGSLEVGKAADMVAFRVDGIQHAGAQSDPVAALMTCSPAAAWLSIINGRVVVENGEIPGLDLRNLVRRHNQSSRRLLAAH
- a CDS encoding type II toxin-antitoxin system ParD family antitoxin, with amino-acid sequence MREKLAALPYFGTLPSRDGTHARQIMGRNTSISLGSHFTDFVDERVKAGRFASASEAVRAGMRLLEQEEAKLDLLRKTLAAGESELDQGQGLDGESVMARLIG
- a CDS encoding type II toxin-antitoxin system RelE/ParE family toxin, encoding MAKYLLSPQAEKSLIQISDYTLKKFGERQRRKYLGMLRKEMRAAAANPERGRERNEIKPGYYSVPAEKHHIYYRIGDAHIEIIDVLHQSMEPSLHL